In Thermoanaerobacterium sp. PSU-2, one genomic interval encodes:
- a CDS encoding phosphatase PAP2 family protein, translated as MSGVKKLIIAEDRNVFFLLNERIKCKTLDKIMPKITHIGGPYFTILSCLLLILFGKNSVKLSAIQALTTLTSSHLVVQILKRICTRPRPYMVLPEANTFKYLLRDYSFPSGHATAIFSLAVSFSFFFPDLTIVLVSLAILVSLSRIYMGLHYPSDVIIGSTVGILFSYITHMYGLMLPIL; from the coding sequence GTGTCGGGAGTGAAGAAATTGATTATTGCGGAGGACAGAAATGTATTTTTCCTTTTAAATGAAAGGATAAAGTGCAAAACTCTTGATAAGATCATGCCTAAAATAACTCATATAGGAGGACCGTATTTTACGATTTTATCTTGTTTGTTATTGATTTTGTTTGGGAAAAACAGCGTTAAGCTTTCTGCCATTCAAGCCCTTACTACTTTGACAAGTAGCCACTTGGTTGTGCAGATTTTAAAGAGAATATGCACGAGGCCAAGGCCTTACATGGTTTTGCCTGAAGCTAATACATTCAAATATTTGCTTAGAGATTATTCCTTCCCGTCAGGTCATGCCACGGCTATATTTTCTTTGGCAGTTTCTTTTTCATTCTTCTTTCCTGATTTGACGATTGTTTTAGTCAGTCTGGCTATTTTAGTGAGTCTTTCGAGGATTTACATGGGGCTGCACTATCCTTCAGATGTCATAATAGGCTCTACGGTTGGTATCTTATTTTCATATATAACACATATGTATGGTTTGATGCTGCCTATTCTTTAA
- a CDS encoding APC family permease → MFNRLKRALIGRPLTNKAIKNEKYGVIWGLPILSSDAISSVAYAGEEILLVLLPAIGFMAYKNLLYISAAIISLLLILTFSYIQTIENYPNGGGAYIVASDNLGKIAGVVAGAALSVDYILTVAVSVSSGVDQITSAFLFLRPYSILICIAIVLILMIGNLRGIRESSRIFGVPTYAFVFGIVAMLIAGIVKIKGGYVPPTTPLKAVEPVTLFLLLRAFSNGCSALTGVEAVSNAVPNFKEPSVKRAITVLILLSSIVLISFGGISVLISMYHVTAGDKAVIIQLANEIFGRGFMFYYITATTFIILVMASNTAYSGFPLLLAIMAKEGHMPRQLNKRGDRLSYSNGIILLSVLATVLIVAFKANVTSLIGLYAIGVFISFTLSQTGMAKRWITTRSKNWVIKAIINGTGAIVTALVVVIVGITKFREGAWIVIIVIPVLVFMMLKINKHYRAVAVQLRVSPEDLQCIKISENHYRNRVIVPIESVNKASIRALRYARTISEHVIAFNVSIDEESGEKIKKRYAMLNTDIPLIVKYSPFRRIVEPLLKFIESEEYNYKKGDMITVILPQFVVRKRWHNILHNKTRVYIEKELLKHKHIVVATMPLQLHDDDDIEDKCKKEQ, encoded by the coding sequence GAGAAATACGGCGTAATATGGGGACTTCCTATACTGTCCAGCGATGCGATTTCTTCTGTGGCTTATGCCGGCGAGGAAATCTTATTAGTTTTGCTGCCTGCAATAGGCTTTATGGCATATAAAAATCTGCTTTATATTTCTGCCGCTATTATCAGTCTACTATTGATACTTACTTTTTCTTACATACAGACAATAGAAAACTACCCAAATGGAGGGGGCGCCTACATAGTTGCGTCTGACAACTTAGGGAAAATAGCAGGAGTAGTAGCTGGTGCTGCACTATCTGTCGACTATATTTTGACAGTGGCAGTTAGTGTGTCATCAGGTGTTGATCAGATAACATCTGCATTTTTATTTTTAAGGCCTTACTCAATACTTATATGTATCGCGATTGTGCTGATTTTAATGATAGGCAATTTGAGAGGTATACGTGAATCATCCAGAATTTTTGGTGTTCCAACGTATGCTTTTGTTTTTGGCATAGTTGCGATGCTTATTGCAGGCATTGTAAAGATAAAAGGAGGATATGTGCCTCCTACGACACCTTTAAAAGCCGTTGAACCAGTCACACTATTCTTACTTTTAAGAGCTTTTTCAAATGGATGTTCTGCTTTGACTGGCGTTGAAGCTGTAAGCAATGCGGTGCCGAATTTTAAAGAGCCATCTGTTAAACGAGCAATTACTGTCTTGATTTTGCTATCTTCTATTGTCTTGATTTCATTTGGCGGCATATCTGTCCTTATAAGCATGTATCACGTTACTGCAGGAGACAAAGCTGTAATTATACAGTTAGCAAACGAAATATTTGGTAGAGGCTTCATGTTCTACTACATTACAGCAACAACATTTATCATATTGGTAATGGCATCTAATACTGCTTATTCAGGATTTCCACTCTTACTTGCGATAATGGCAAAAGAAGGACACATGCCGAGACAGCTTAACAAAAGAGGCGACAGGCTAAGCTATTCAAACGGCATAATATTGCTTTCAGTTTTGGCTACTGTTCTTATTGTGGCATTCAAGGCTAATGTCACTTCCTTGATAGGACTTTATGCAATTGGCGTTTTCATATCATTTACTTTGTCGCAGACAGGCATGGCAAAGAGATGGATAACGACGAGAAGCAAAAATTGGGTAATAAAGGCGATTATAAATGGTACAGGCGCTATTGTTACAGCTTTAGTTGTCGTAATTGTAGGAATAACCAAATTTAGAGAAGGCGCTTGGATCGTAATAATAGTCATACCTGTTTTGGTATTTATGATGCTTAAGATAAATAAGCATTACAGGGCTGTGGCTGTACAGCTTAGAGTAAGCCCAGAAGATCTTCAATGTATAAAGATCTCTGAAAATCACTATCGCAACAGAGTAATAGTGCCCATAGAGAGCGTCAATAAGGCCAGTATCAGGGCCTTAAGGTATGCCAGGACGATCTCAGAGCATGTTATAGCTTTTAATGTATCGATAGATGAAGAAAGCGGTGAAAAGATAAAAAAGAGGTATGCCATGCTTAATACGGACATACCGCTCATTGTCAAATATTCGCCATTTAGGAGAATCGTCGAGCCGCTTCTTAAATTTATAGAATCGGAAGAGTACAACTACAAAAAAGGAGATATGATAACAGTAATACTGCCGCAGTTTGTAGTTAGGAAAAGGTGGCACAACATTCTTCATAATAAGACGAGAGTTTATATAGAAAAAGAACTGTTAAAACACAAACACATCGTCGTTGCGACTATGCCGCTGCAGCTTCACGATGATGATGATATTGAAGATAAATGCAAAAAAGAGCAATAA
- a CDS encoding aldo/keto reductase translates to MQYREFGNTGVKVSALGFGAMRLPTIGGDNSKIDEEEAIKMIRYAIDNGVNYVDTAYPYHNGQSEIVVGKALKDGYREKTYLATKLPSWLVNEKEDMDKYLNEQLKKLDVDYIDFYLLHALDKERWEKYKRLDVFSWMEKVKKEGKVKFIGFSFHDEYNVFKGIIDDYDKWDFCQIQYNYMDINNQAGLKGLKYAASKGLAVIVMEPIRGGKLAGDPPEAIKELWNSASVKRTPAEWALQWVWNHPEVSLVLSGMSTMEQVKQNIESASRSKANGLTEDEVKLVDKVRETYERLSPVGCTACNYCMPCPNGVNIPKNFAIYNEAHMYNNYDEALRNYNNLNEGKASSCIECGECETKCPQHLTIIEYLKDVRRYFKEAV, encoded by the coding sequence ATGCAGTATAGAGAATTTGGCAATACAGGTGTTAAGGTTTCAGCATTGGGTTTTGGCGCAATGAGATTGCCTACAATAGGCGGAGACAACAGCAAGATCGATGAAGAAGAAGCTATAAAGATGATAAGATATGCTATAGATAATGGCGTTAACTACGTTGATACTGCATATCCGTACCACAATGGGCAAAGTGAGATTGTGGTAGGCAAAGCTTTGAAAGACGGATACAGAGAAAAGACGTATTTAGCTACAAAACTTCCGTCATGGCTTGTTAATGAAAAAGAAGATATGGATAAATACCTGAATGAACAACTAAAAAAACTGGACGTTGACTACATAGATTTTTACCTTCTACACGCATTGGATAAAGAGAGATGGGAGAAGTACAAAAGACTTGATGTGTTTAGCTGGATGGAAAAGGTCAAGAAAGAAGGCAAAGTCAAATTCATAGGTTTTTCTTTCCATGACGAATACAACGTTTTTAAAGGCATAATCGATGATTACGATAAATGGGATTTTTGTCAGATACAGTACAACTACATGGATATAAACAATCAAGCGGGCTTAAAAGGGCTTAAGTATGCTGCGTCAAAAGGATTAGCCGTTATTGTAATGGAACCAATAAGAGGAGGTAAGCTTGCTGGAGATCCGCCAGAGGCTATCAAAGAGCTTTGGAACAGTGCAAGTGTAAAAAGGACACCTGCAGAATGGGCTCTGCAATGGGTGTGGAATCATCCAGAGGTTTCGCTTGTATTAAGTGGAATGAGCACGATGGAACAAGTGAAACAAAATATAGAAAGTGCCTCAAGATCAAAAGCAAATGGCTTAACCGAGGACGAGGTAAAACTTGTAGATAAAGTCAGAGAAACTTATGAAAGGCTTTCGCCTGTAGGATGCACTGCTTGTAACTACTGCATGCCATGTCCCAATGGCGTAAACATACCTAAGAACTTTGCCATATACAATGAAGCCCACATGTACAACAACTACGATGAAGCACTTAGAAATTATAATAACTTAAATGAAGGAAAAGCAAGCTCTTGCATAGAATGTGGAGAGTGCGAGACGAAATGCCCTCAGCACTTGACGATAATTGAATATTTAAAGGATGTAAGAAGATACTTTAAAGAGGCTGTTTAA
- the ltaE gene encoding low-specificity L-threonine aldolase: MEYIDLRSDTVTLPTQEMRDAMYKALVGDDVYGEDPTVKKLEEMAADIMGKEDAMFVTSGTQGNQVSVMTHTHHGNEVILEEKCHIITYEVGGIGYLSGVQAKTIRGINGIMDPKDVLNSIRTDDIHFPKTGLICLENTHNRAGGTVIPLSNMKEIYEIAKEHDIPVHLDGARIFNAATYLNVDVKDISRYADSVMFCLSKGLCAPVGSIVAGSKDFIKKARKYRKMLGGGLRQAGILAAAGIVALEKMTKRLAEDHENARLLAEGLNNIKGIKVDMSTVQTNIVMSDISATGLTGAQLSSKLLDYGIKVNGSNDYTVRFVTHYYIKKDHIDKVLHAISTILKEQ; the protein is encoded by the coding sequence ATGGAATACATCGATTTAAGAAGCGACACAGTCACGTTGCCAACTCAGGAAATGAGAGATGCCATGTACAAAGCTTTAGTAGGCGATGACGTTTATGGTGAAGATCCAACTGTAAAGAAACTTGAAGAAATGGCAGCAGACATTATGGGAAAAGAAGATGCGATGTTTGTGACAAGCGGAACACAGGGAAATCAAGTATCCGTAATGACACATACACATCACGGTAATGAAGTAATACTGGAAGAAAAATGTCATATAATTACGTATGAAGTCGGTGGTATAGGGTACTTATCAGGGGTTCAAGCTAAAACTATACGAGGAATAAATGGTATTATGGATCCAAAAGATGTTTTAAACTCCATCAGGACAGATGACATCCATTTTCCAAAGACAGGTCTTATATGCCTTGAAAATACCCACAATAGAGCAGGCGGTACCGTTATACCACTAAGCAATATGAAGGAAATTTATGAGATAGCAAAAGAACACGATATACCTGTCCATTTAGACGGAGCAAGGATTTTCAACGCTGCTACATACCTAAATGTAGACGTAAAGGATATATCAAGATACGCTGACAGCGTAATGTTTTGTCTATCAAAAGGACTTTGTGCACCCGTAGGTTCCATTGTGGCCGGCAGTAAAGATTTCATTAAAAAGGCCAGAAAGTACCGCAAAATGTTGGGTGGTGGTTTAAGACAAGCTGGGATTTTAGCTGCTGCAGGAATTGTAGCACTTGAAAAGATGACAAAGAGATTAGCAGAAGATCACGAAAACGCAAGGCTTTTAGCAGAAGGCTTAAATAACATAAAAGGCATAAAAGTTGACATGTCGACAGTTCAAACAAATATCGTCATGTCTGACATATCTGCAACAGGTCTTACAGGAGCACAATTATCCTCAAAACTTTTAGATTACGGGATTAAGGTAAACGGCAGCAATGACTACACTGTAAGATTTGTAACACACTATTACATCAAAAAAGACCATATTGACAAGGTCCTTCACGCCATAAGCACAATATTAAAAGAGCAATAA
- a CDS encoding methylated-DNA--[protein]-cysteine S-methyltransferase, which yields MVWDDLDTPIGTLRIYSSENGIARIDFPNEEHLQCLRGTNSFIADCKEQLRLYFKGRLKEFSVKLDLEGTDFQKSVWRELMKIPYGFYATYGEIARRVGKPNASRAVGNALNKNPIPIIIPCHRVIGSDMTLKGFAGGLNVKSLLLQHEGIAFKK from the coding sequence ATGGTGTGGGACGACTTAGATACACCCATTGGAACGCTAAGAATATATTCAAGCGAAAATGGTATAGCGAGGATAGATTTTCCTAATGAAGAACATCTGCAATGTTTAAGGGGTACAAACTCGTTTATTGCAGATTGCAAAGAACAGCTTAGATTGTACTTTAAGGGTCGCTTGAAAGAATTTAGCGTAAAGTTAGATTTAGAAGGGACAGACTTTCAAAAATCTGTTTGGCGAGAGCTTATGAAGATCCCCTATGGCTTTTATGCTACATACGGTGAAATCGCAAGGAGAGTAGGAAAGCCAAATGCGTCAAGGGCTGTAGGAAATGCCCTCAATAAAAATCCTATTCCGATTATCATACCGTGTCATAGGGTCATCGGCTCCGATATGACACTAAAAGGCTTTGCAGGAGGACTTAATGTCAAATCATTACTGCTGCAACATGAAGGTATTGCATTTAAAAAGTAA
- the thiT gene encoding energy-coupled thiamine transporter ThiT encodes MSYIVSIFSDFTKIKPATLSIIIAILFAAFLFYILRNSVKFNAKMLVYGGLAIAISFVLSYIRFYHWPQGGSITPASMLPLFVFAYYYGAGPGIAVGMAYGMLQLIQDPYVVHWIQLLLDYPLAFGALGLAGFFKKNLSIGVLVGGFGRFFSHFLSGVFFFASYAPKGMNPVVYSLLVNGILVGVEVLICFAVSIIPQVRNAIEMIKKKALA; translated from the coding sequence ATGTCCTACATTGTAAGCATTTTTTCCGACTTTACAAAAATAAAGCCTGCCACACTTTCCATCATAATTGCGATTCTATTCGCTGCGTTTTTGTTTTACATTTTAAGAAACAGTGTGAAATTTAACGCAAAGATGCTTGTGTACGGTGGATTGGCAATAGCTATATCATTTGTCTTATCGTATATAAGGTTTTATCATTGGCCTCAAGGTGGTTCTATAACGCCAGCCAGTATGCTTCCGCTGTTTGTCTTTGCATACTATTACGGTGCAGGTCCAGGCATAGCGGTGGGAATGGCTTATGGAATGCTTCAGCTAATACAAGACCCTTATGTTGTGCATTGGATACAGCTTCTCTTAGATTATCCATTGGCGTTTGGCGCCTTAGGACTTGCAGGATTTTTCAAGAAAAACTTAAGCATTGGTGTTTTGGTTGGCGGTTTTGGCAGATTTTTCTCACACTTTCTATCAGGTGTCTTCTTCTTTGCCAGCTACGCGCCAAAAGGCATGAATCCTGTCGTCTACTCGCTTCTTGTTAATGGTATATTAGTGGGTGTGGAGGTCTTGATTTGTTTTGCAGTTTCTATTATCCCGCAAGTTAGAAATGCAATTGAGATGATAAAGAAAAAAGCTTTAGCGTAA
- a CDS encoding glycosyltransferase, producing the protein MDKIKILILYEDIGTGHKRTAMALKKAFEKRDGIEAFVENPLGEKFPSLSYLTTRIYLKTLKLTPELWGYLYEMERDKIERRINKLVGISVYTFIKDYVLNLKPNAVICTHPFSCSILSHIKRDLNIPIFAILTDYDVHAYWIHHQIDGYFVGSQEMKNQMNLMGVSDDKINVTGIPIDEEFYIKKDKNEMRRNLGFEVDRPLVMVMGGGLGLGNIKKAVNVIQRHKDLQIAVICGFNKNLKAKIEEISDDNVFVYGHVNNVHEFMEAADVLVTKSGGLTVTEAIIKKLPMIIFDPIPGQEERNLEFLLKKRIALRIKDIEKLDKKILDLLSDKKKIDEMKERMEEIGIYNSADKVCSVVINHIKNDALKV; encoded by the coding sequence ATGGATAAAATAAAGATTTTAATACTTTATGAAGATATAGGAACTGGACATAAAAGAACGGCGATGGCTTTAAAAAAAGCCTTCGAAAAAAGAGATGGCATTGAAGCCTTCGTTGAAAATCCACTTGGGGAGAAGTTTCCCAGCTTGTCTTACTTAACGACGAGGATTTATCTAAAGACGTTAAAATTGACGCCTGAATTATGGGGTTATCTCTATGAGATGGAAAGGGACAAGATAGAAAGGCGCATAAATAAGCTGGTAGGCATATCTGTTTATACATTTATAAAAGATTACGTATTAAACTTAAAGCCTAACGCTGTAATATGCACCCATCCGTTTTCTTGTTCTATTCTGTCTCATATAAAGAGAGATCTCAATATTCCAATATTTGCCATATTGACTGATTACGATGTCCATGCGTATTGGATACATCACCAGATAGATGGGTATTTTGTCGGTTCACAAGAGATGAAAAACCAGATGAACTTAATGGGTGTTTCTGATGACAAGATAAATGTGACAGGTATACCTATTGATGAAGAATTTTACATCAAAAAAGATAAAAACGAGATGAGACGAAATTTAGGTTTTGAGGTAGACAGGCCATTAGTGATGGTGATGGGCGGTGGACTTGGACTCGGAAACATAAAAAAAGCCGTCAATGTTATACAGAGGCATAAAGATTTGCAGATTGCTGTAATATGCGGATTTAATAAGAATTTAAAGGCTAAAATAGAGGAGATATCAGACGATAATGTATTTGTGTATGGTCATGTAAACAACGTGCATGAATTTATGGAGGCTGCTGATGTCTTAGTAACTAAAAGCGGTGGTCTTACTGTCACCGAAGCCATAATTAAGAAATTGCCTATGATAATTTTTGATCCCATACCGGGACAAGAAGAGAGAAATCTCGAATTTTTGCTTAAAAAGAGGATTGCCTTGAGAATTAAAGACATAGAAAAATTAGATAAAAAGATATTGGATCTTTTGTCTGATAAGAAAAAGATAGATGAGATGAAGGAGCGTATGGAGGAAATCGGCATATACAATTCAGCAGACAAGGTGTGCAGCGTAGTAATAAATCATATAAAGAATGATGCTTTGAAGGTGTAA